A portion of the Acidisoma sp. PAMC 29798 genome contains these proteins:
- a CDS encoding lipid-binding SYLF domain-containing protein — protein sequence MVKFKRTLFATCLLGLAPMINGCAATVQTGEQQDLVDRSTLTVQELVNSTQSQDLVNSLRSARAVMICPRVFKAGFVIGGSGGPCVLMARAAGGSWSAPAFYTIGSGSFGAQIGIQDAEVMIMIMNDHALAAVMQNHFKLGGDASLAFATVGAGVGGATTTALHADIVSFARTRGLYAGISIEGSVLSPDTQSNVGYYGQPYSTSQIVVTMMANNAGANPLRQTLSRFGG from the coding sequence ATGGTGAAGTTCAAGCGCACCCTGTTCGCCACCTGCCTGTTGGGCCTCGCGCCCATGATCAATGGCTGCGCCGCGACGGTCCAGACCGGGGAACAGCAGGACCTCGTCGATCGATCGACGCTCACTGTGCAGGAACTGGTGAACTCGACCCAATCCCAGGATCTGGTGAACTCCCTGCGCAGCGCGCGGGCGGTGATGATCTGCCCCCGCGTCTTCAAGGCTGGCTTCGTCATCGGCGGTTCCGGCGGTCCCTGCGTGCTGATGGCGCGCGCGGCCGGCGGGTCCTGGTCCGCCCCCGCCTTCTACACGATCGGCAGCGGCAGCTTCGGGGCCCAGATCGGCATCCAGGACGCCGAGGTCATGATCATGATCATGAACGATCATGCTTTGGCGGCTGTGATGCAGAACCACTTCAAGCTCGGCGGCGACGCCTCGCTCGCTTTCGCGACCGTGGGCGCCGGGGTCGGCGGCGCGACCACCACCGCTTTGCATGCGGATATCGTGAGCTTCGCCCGCACTCGCGGCCTTTATGCCGGCATTTCGATCGAAGGGTCGGTGCTGTCGCCCGATACCCAATCCAATGTCGGCTATTACGGCCAGCCCTACAGCACGTCCCAGATCGTCGTGACGATGATGGCGAACAATGCGGGCGCTAATCCGTTGCGCCAGACGCTCAGTCGCTTCGGGGGTTAG
- a CDS encoding ABC transporter permease has translation MTPSLRRVWGLIYRHLCLYRRSWPRLLELAYWPILQMCIWGFTASFITSRAVGGGHGILMAASALLAGVLLWEVALRSQMGVAISFLEEIWSRNLGHVFVSPLRPWEMILGLIGVAFMRVVAGIAPAILVAYLLYAFNLFTLGPVIVLFFANLMIMGWAVALGVVSLILRHGAGAEPLAWSLLFGLTPLSAVFYPVSALPIWLQPISHAIPATHVFEGMRDALVQGHVAWGEMLWAAGLNVIWLIVAGLLFASQFHAARTRGALITIGE, from the coding sequence ATGACCCCCTCCCTGCGCCGTGTCTGGGGCCTGATCTACCGCCACCTGTGCTTGTATCGCCGGTCCTGGCCGCGCCTGCTGGAACTCGCCTATTGGCCGATCCTGCAAATGTGCATCTGGGGCTTCACCGCCAGCTTCATCACCAGCCGGGCGGTGGGCGGCGGCCACGGCATCCTGATGGCCGCGAGCGCGCTGCTCGCCGGCGTTTTGCTGTGGGAAGTGGCGTTGCGCAGCCAGATGGGCGTCGCCATCAGCTTTCTGGAAGAAATCTGGTCCCGCAACCTGGGCCATGTCTTCGTCAGCCCTCTGCGGCCATGGGAGATGATCCTGGGCCTGATCGGCGTCGCCTTCATGCGCGTGGTGGCCGGCATCGCACCGGCGATCCTGGTCGCCTACCTGCTGTATGCCTTCAACCTGTTCACGCTCGGCCCGGTCATCGTGCTGTTCTTCGCCAATCTGATGATCATGGGGTGGGCCGTGGCGCTCGGCGTCGTCTCCCTCATCCTGCGCCATGGCGCAGGGGCAGAGCCGCTGGCCTGGTCCCTGCTGTTCGGGCTGACGCCCTTGTCCGCCGTGTTCTATCCGGTCTCCGCCTTGCCCATCTGGCTGCAGCCGATCTCCCACGCCATCCCCGCCACCCATGTGTTCGAGGGGATGCGCGACGCCCTGGTCCAGGGGCATGTGGCATGGGGCGAAATGCTGTGGGCCGCTGGCCTGAATGTCATCTGGCTGATCGTCGCCGGCCTGCTCTTTGCCAGCCAGTTTCACGCGGCCCGCACCCGCGGTGCCTTGATCACCATCGGGGAATAA
- a CDS encoding histidine phosphatase family protein yields the protein MTSPEALTAKTTRLWLIRHALVDADARRFLYGDQDVAICEVTMAGQGQAYAALGDRLPRTAVWLVSPLSRTVRTALAIFAAGYPEQPLIVEPGLIEQSFGVLHGTEGLRLAERLALPAHDFWPISHAERPEQGESFEDVILRVGAVMERLATEYAGQDVVAVCHGGVIRAAMAHALKIGGDSALRLTVDNISLTRIERRGQAWRVVSANETSLPSPAF from the coding sequence ATGACGTCACCAGAGGCGCTGACAGCCAAAACCACCCGCCTGTGGCTGATCCGCCATGCCCTGGTCGATGCGGACGCGCGGCGGTTTCTGTATGGCGACCAGGATGTGGCGATCTGTGAAGTGACGATGGCGGGACAGGGCCAGGCCTATGCCGCCCTCGGAGACCGATTGCCACGGACGGCGGTATGGCTCGTCTCGCCTTTGTCACGCACGGTGCGCACAGCGCTGGCCATCTTCGCCGCTGGCTACCCCGAACAGCCGCTGATCGTAGAGCCTGGACTGATCGAGCAGTCCTTTGGTGTGCTGCACGGCACCGAAGGACTGCGGCTGGCGGAGCGTCTGGCCCTGCCCGCGCATGATTTCTGGCCCATCTCCCATGCCGAGCGACCGGAGCAGGGCGAAAGCTTCGAGGACGTCATCCTGCGCGTGGGCGCGGTCATGGAACGGTTGGCGACGGAGTATGCGGGCCAGGACGTGGTTGCCGTCTGCCATGGCGGCGTCATCCGGGCGGCGATGGCCCATGCCCTCAAGATCGGTGGGGATTCGGCCTTGCGGCTGACCGTGGACAATATTTCCCTGACGCGGATCGAGCGGCGCGGGCAGGCTTGGCGCGTCGTCTCCGCCAATGAAACGAGCCTGCCCTCGCCCGCCTTTTGA